One stretch of Planctomycetia bacterium DNA includes these proteins:
- a CDS encoding stress responsive protein, translated as MLAHAVYFSLKDRSPAALAKLLASCRTHLTGHPGTVFFSVGTCAPYDRQVNDRDFDVALFIVFESHAAHDAYQVADRHETFIAENATNWAKVRVFDADC; from the coding sequence ATGCTCGCGCACGCCGTCTATTTCTCGCTCAAGGACCGCTCCCCGGCCGCGCTGGCGAAGCTTCTGGCCTCCTGCCGCACGCACCTCACCGGCCATCCCGGCACGGTCTTCTTCTCGGTCGGCACCTGCGCCCCCTACGACCGGCAGGTGAACGACCGCGACTTCGACGTCGCGCTCTTCATCGTCTTCGAGTCGCACGCGGCGCACGACGCCTACCAGGTCGCCGACCGGCACGAGACGTTCATCGCCGAGAACGCGACGAACTGGGCCAAGGTCCGTGTCTTCGACGCCGACTGCTGA